GAACGAAACTTCCATAAAACTGCACTAAGAATGGCTTAATGCCCTCGTAGCAGTCGCATCCTAACCTTGATCGCCCCAATGGCTACTCCGATTTGGTTGCCGGGCCCCCAGATCCACTAGCTCATGGACAATGTTCACATATCATCATAAAGTATTTTTAGTTCATTTTACTTTGGCGTTCCTTTGAGTTGGTTCAATTTACATTTTAACAAAAAATGTTCTTTTCATTTCTTTATGTACAAACCATTTTTTGTTTAAACTTTACTGGTTAGTAGCTAATAACATAATTTTGTTTAGGGTTTATGGTTGTTTATAATTATTTTGATAGTTTAAAGATCAGACAAGACAATAACTTCAATGACAGAAAACTAAAtacaaaataataataatacttatcaTAATCTTCTAACATAAGTTATGATGTCATCAATCACTTCGAAAAAATATGAAATTCAACATGTACATAAAAGAAATGAAAAAGACGAATCTCTCTATATAAGTTAAATTTCAAGTTTATGTTTTTGAGGCGATTAAAGATATCATAAATTATGTTAGAAAAATATGAcaattttttattattatttcatATTTAGTTTTTTACCAGTAAAATATTATCTTATCTGATCCTTAACCAATAAAAAATATAATACATTTTCTAAGTTAAATTACGTTATTATCTACTATCAACAAAAGTTGAACTGAATTCATAGTATGTATATAAGTAAATAAATAAGACATTTTTTTGTTAAAGGGCAAATTGAACCAACTCAAAAGAGcgaggagtaaaataaactaaaaATTCTTTAAGAGGTTACATGGATATTGTTCATAGGTGAGGGAAGGGGAGTAATTTGAGTATTTTTTTTTGCCATTATCAGCGTCTTTCTTGCTCGATCCTGACAATGGCACATGTATATGTGGTAGAGCCCAGTGCTGTAGCTCCTGTGTTTTCACAGCTACTAGCTTCTTGATCCTTGATGTTATAGATATCTATGGATTTGCTTGAGATTAATTCCTCAAGAGCCATAGCAAGGGCCGTCTCAAAATATAAATTATATTTTCACGAGCGTGCCTTATCATAATTTTCATTAAGCGGAAGGTCTCAAAGATACAAAGCCATCCGTAAACGAGGGAGTTACGCGTGGTTGGCCGTTCGTAAAGGTGCATACGCCATGCTCATCTCGCTGCATTTATCATGCGCGCGTACTCGTTGCTACCATGGGGAAGTGCAACGGTTTTTCGAGAGCAATGAACTCATTATTTACTGCATTGCCCAGTGCCATTAGCAAATCGCCCGCATACCGTCAAGGCGTCAACAAAACAAAAGGAAACCCAACGGCCTCTTGGCATCATTTGCATCGGCTCCCGTTCCTCCTCCTACCTTGTAGGACGACTCCAAAGAGCAAAAGTGAGGAGGAAGATGAATGGCAATGGATATGATAAGCGCTCGTGGAAGAAGAAGCGGCGAAGGCAGACGGAGGGGTTCGAGGCTGTGGCCATGTACTGGGCGAGGGCGAAGAAGGACGGCAAGTTTGGTCTCAGCTACCTTGACAACCAGGTCTTCTCTTGGTCTGTCAGCGACATCTTCGACAGGGATCTCCTCAGGAAAAAGGTGCACATTGCCTGGCGCCTTTTTTCCCCCCTATATTCAGATTTTATTTTGATTTGCCAAGGTGCCGTAGTTTTGCTTGCGCTTGGTTAGTTCTGTTTCAGCATGTGTGTGGTCCTCTGCTGCATGAAGCCAGCAACTTGTCTGCTCGCATGGACAAGAACTGATCTTGATTTTGAGCAGATGCTTTTATCAGGTTTTACTCTCATGCTTCAATACTGTTGGGTGTTTTTTTATCCGAAGATATATGTCAAAAGTTTTTGATGCCTCAGTACAAGTATGTCAACGTATATGTGTCGAAAGTTTTGCGTGTGTGTGGGTGGTCGTCGATCATCGTCAATTCGTCATCCTGTGCAGATCCTCTCTGTGTAGATTGGGCTGGAACAAGCTCGTAGCCCACGTCCATTTAGGGCTCATCAACTTtggcccagctaggcccatcccAGTCTCCACACCTTCGTCCTCCGTAGCGGCTACTTGCTCATCGCCGCAGCCCGCTGGTACCGGCGGTCGCTCGCCGGCCAGAAACAGAATGTTTCGATCGATCTACGAGATGGAGTGCGTAGCTGCAACGACGATAGAGTTTCGATGTCGCGTCGGTCCAGTGCCTGCTCCGGGACCAGGTACGGCTTCCGGTCTACCTAGTGCTTTGGCCACCGGTACCCATCCTAGCAGTACTCCTGTCTCCTTCGCCGACAGTTGTATGCTTTCGGCATTCTCTGTCCCTGTTCAGAAATGTGGCTTGAGACTGGCTTGAATAGTTGAATACTACGAATTTAGGATTGAGTAGAGTATATTGGCCTTTTCCTGGACTGGATCTGATTGTTGGCTGCCTCTTTTGCTTCTTGTACTGGTATTTGCTGTTGATACTTTGATATGCCATAAAATCGGCTGGTTCTCCAACGGGATTCAAACAGGATTTTTGCTGATAAGTCTTTTCCTGATACAGTGATACTGATATTTCTGTTTGATGCTTTGATAATTCATAAAATCGGCATGTTCAGTAGGATTTTCTAGAGTATTGGATTCAAACAAGTTTTTTGTTTTTAAGTTCCCTCGATGGTTGATTGATGTCAGTTGTCTTTAGTTATTGATTCTATGCAAATAAAAGGGCAAACGTAGTGCTGGCAAAATGAGTGAGGTCTGGAATGTGATAAACCGATGCAAGCTTTATTCCCTCAAATACGGAGGGGCTGCTTTGAACTTGTGACCAGCGAGACCATTCACACAGAAATACCAAATATAAGTTGTCTCATCAACTTCATCTTTTTTTACGCACGCTGTCTTGAAAGGTAGTGTTAGAATATACTCTCCGCTCAAGTATATAATACATAACCACTTTTGGTTCAAAGACCAAGAAATATATTTAATTTTTCTCTATCAGCACTAGTACTACTGCATTGATGTATATGTATTTAGAGAGAGCACATCTTATTTTATGACAAACAAAAAGTGGTTATGCCTTATATTATGGGATGGAGGGAGTAATATAAGTTTTTGGATTGAACTGGTTGGTACATGAAACTTAATATAGTACCAGAGCCAGATTTCACGAGTATGAATCCTGCTAGCGCCATTAAAATGAAATAATTTAAGTGGGTTGCTCCTATTCCATGCCTCAGAACATGGAGAGGCTCGACGTGAGAGGGATATTAGAATGTAATTTAAGTGAGTTGTCAACCTCTTCCTAACAGATTAAGATTTTGAGTTGAATTGGTTATTGCGTCCACTCTATCGGAGCTAGAGGCCTCGAGTTCGAATTCTGGCAAAGGCTTTATTTGTGCCTCCGACCCTTTATTTACACATTTTCTCCTTTTTTTTCCTTGCTACACGTGAGTGGGGCTGTTGAAGTGTATATTTGATTTTCTACCTTCTTCTAGCAGCTTAAACTATTGGGTTGAATTGGTTAGTGTGTCCACTCTAATAGATAGAACCGTTTGGATTCTGATGTTAGTTAAATGAATAATTCATGTTGTCATATACTTAGCTTGTTACATTTCACCACTGCAATTAACTATATGGAATGCATATTTTATTTATGGTTCCAGTAAAAATGTTGTATTATCTTCTCTATTTTCTCACTGATGAACTTTTATTATTTCTAGCTCCATTGTTAAGTTATCATAGAGTTTTACTGCAATGAACTAAAAAGCCATCTGGATATTCATTGCAGGTCAAGCGGATACCGGATACTTTCACGTCATTTGAGAGTTACTTGGATTCGTTTACTTGGCCGCTGATTGaagaagtacatgctgatgtattctCATCGCTAGATGGTTATTCTGAGGCAAACTTTATAGAAGTAACACAGGTGGGAAATCTTGATGCTAGTAAACCAATACTCGGTTTTCGAGTTGCAGAACCAGTGAAGGATGAGAAGTCAAGGGAGACATATGTACCAGTGGAGAATGATATAATTGTCCTGTCCTCACATAAGCCAAGGCATGTGTCTGATTTGACACAAAACAAGTCATCATTTGTGTTAGGTTCGGTAATTAAAACTGGAGAAGAAGATGGGTTCCCTCCGGACTGGTGTGTTGTTCACTTGTCATCTGCCATTCTCGTTGAGGCAGACTGTCATACAAAAATTCCAAAAAGGCCACTGTTTCTTGTGTTCCTTATAAATATGAAGACATACAATCGCATATGGAGATGCCTTCATTTGGGACAAAATTGTAGTAATCTCTTTGAGCTTCAGAACAAAAAGAGTAGTGGTCCCGTAACTAAGGCGTGGGAGTTCAAGCCAAAGGTGTGTTGGTCCTATGCACACAAAGTAAGCGATACAATGTGTCTTTTTGACATATTAATATTCCTAATATTAGCATTTATATAGGGCTTAGAAACTTCAATATCACAATCCGTGTGTAAATTGCTGTTTTGCCAAGCTTTAGCCACCTTGTTTTCCATGGAGATTTTTCTCAAGAGTACAACAGTTTTTTTGGCTAAAATTTCCTGCATATCGAATTTTGTAATAATGACATTTTGTATGCATTTGAAGTAATATACTTCTCCCTTGTTCTTTTACAATTCAGTGTATGTATCACACATTATCCATGATGTCTGATTTTATCGTTTTTCTTGAAGCCCGCGGAAGCGGAAAGTTCCCAATGCTCCCAACCatctcaatgttttgatggtaggtTGATTGAATGGCTTGGCCTTGAGAAATTCGGTCTAAATGATTCACAGTTGAATGCAGTGTCAGATTGTGTATCATTAATGGATAGCAACTCTTCATCTATAAAGCTATTATGGGGTCCCCCTGGGACAGGTAAAACTAAAACTATCAGCTCTATATTATGGGCCATGCTCATCAAGGGCAGGAGGACACTTGCCTGTGCACCTACGAATACTGCTGTGTTAGAGATTGCGGCTCGGATCGTCAGTCTAACTGTGAAGTCTTCGGATGGCACCGTCTTCCTGAATGACATTGTTCtgtttggaaacaaaaagaagatgaagatagATAATGACTATTATCTTTCAAAGGTGTATCTTAACTTTCGTGCTGAGCGCCTGTTGCCATGCTTCAAGTCAAATACAGGCTGGAGGCATTGTTTATGCGTGCTGATAGATCTTCTTGTCAATTCTGTGACCAAGTACCAGTTGAACAATGAGGATAAAACATTCAAACAACATTTGAAAGATGATTACAATAAACTTTCTCGGAATTTACATAGTTACATAACTATACTATACAATGATCATCCAAGAAACCTGGAAACAGGACAGAGCTTTCAATGTATGCTGGAGGTCCGTGAGTTGCTCAAAATTCTTCACACTTTGATAAATGCTGGTAATGGTGGTGATATATGGAGCGATGAACTGCTCAGAAGCACTATAGAAGAGGAGGTCAACCCTGAGCTTTGGCCTTCACAGCTAGCCTGCATACGGACCAACTCATGCAATAAATCCAAGTTTGTGGCTGCAAGATCTTTGTGTCTGCAAGAATTAATATATCTTTGTAAGAACATGGAGCTCCCAAATTGTTACAGTGCACAAGATGTTCGACTATACCTGCTGTCAAGAACTAGATTGATTATCTGTACAGTTTGTAGCTCATTCAAGTTGTACAATATACCTATGAGAAATTCTTCTCCAAGTTTACATCAGCTGCTAAACAAACCCAAAATATTGATTCCTCTGGAGTTGCTGATAATTGATGAGGCTGCTCAGCTCAAAGAGTGTGAAACCTTAATTCCTCTGCAGTTGCCTGGCATAAGGCATGCTGTTCTCATCGGCGATGAGTATCAATTACCTTCCCTTGTGAAGAGCAAAGTAAGCTCCTTAAATTTATACTTCTGCTTATGTTCTTTGTATTGACATGTAATATGGTTCTGCAGATATCTGATAGTGCTAACTTTGGACGAAGTGTTTTTGAGAGGTTGAGTTCCCTAGGCTATAGTAAGCACCTTCTCAATATCCAGTACAGGATGCATCCAGACATTAGCAGGTTTCCAGTTGGTACATTTTATGATGGCAAGCTATCTGATGGCCCCAATGTCAGTCACAAGGACTATAATAAGATGTTTTTAGCAGGAAAACTGTTTAGGCCATATTCATTTATAAATATTGATGGCAGCCATGAAACAAATGAAATGCATGGTCGGAGCCTTAAAAACTCATTAGAAGTCGATGCAGTTGTGATGATAGTGCAGAGTTTGTTAAAAGGTAAGGGCAGCCATAATGTACAGTGCTGTAGTTGTATGTTTAATTTCTTTCTCTAATAAGTATTATATCATTTGATCAAGATCAAGTCAGTTTATGTTTGGGCAAGTTATAACGTTTTTGCCTTTTTATCTATTGTAGAGACGCTTTCTACACGAAGCAAGCTTTCTATTGGTGTTGTGTGTCCATACAATGCTCAAGTTAGAGCTATACAGGAAAAGGTTGGGAAGCCCTGCAGGAAGTATGATTATTTCTCAGTGAAAGTAAAATCTGTGGATGGTTTCCAAGGCGCGGAGGAAGATATAATTATCATATCAACAGTCAGGAGTAATGGAGCTGGTACAGTTGGGTTTCTATCAAACTTACAGAGGACTAACGTGGCTCTAACAAGGGCCAAGTAAGTTCTGCGCCGAGCATTTAAATTTCACATCAATTACTTCATAATCTTTTATCTGGTGCATGATGATAAaactatttaatttttaacatttTGTTGTAGGCATTGCTTATGGATTGTGGGGAATGGAACCAC
This portion of the Zea mays cultivar B73 chromosome 2, Zm-B73-REFERENCE-NAM-5.0, whole genome shotgun sequence genome encodes:
- the LOC103646033 gene encoding uncharacterized protein isoform X1, encoding MNGNGYDKRSWKKKRRRQTEGFEAVAMYWARAKKDGKFGLSYLDNQVFSWSVSDIFDRDLLRKKVKRIPDTFTSFESYLDSFTWPLIEEVHADVFSSLDGYSEANFIEVTQVGNLDASKPILGFRVAEPVKDEKSRETYVPVENDIIVLSSHKPRHVSDLTQNKSSFVLGSVIKTGEEDGFPPDWCVVHLSSAILVEADCHTKIPKRPLFLVFLINMKTYNRIWRCLHLGQNCSNLFELQNKKSSGPVTKAWEFKPKVCWSYAHKPAEAESSQCSQPSQCFDGRLIEWLGLEKFGLNDSQLNAVSDCVSLMDSNSSSIKLLWGPPGTGKTKTISSILWAMLIKGRRTLACAPTNTAVLEIAARIVSLTVKSSDGTVFLNDIVLFGNKKKMKIDNDYYLSKVYLNFRAERLLPCFKSNTGWRHCLCVLIDLLVNSVTKYQLNNEDKTFKQHLKDDYNKLSRNLHSYITILYNDHPRNLETGQSFQCMLEVRELLKILHTLINAGNGGDIWSDELLRSTIEEEVNPELWPSQLACIRTNSCNKSKFVAARSLCLQELIYLCKNMELPNCYSAQDVRLYLLSRTRLIICTVCSSFKLYNIPMRNSSPSLHQLLNKPKILIPLELLIIDEAAQLKECETLIPLQLPGIRHAVLIGDEYQLPSLVKSKISDSANFGRSVFERLSSLGYSKHLLNIQYRMHPDISRFPVGTFYDGKLSDGPNVSHKDYNKMFLAGKLFRPYSFINIDGSHETNEMHGRSLKNSLEVDAVVMIVQSLLKETLSTRSKLSIGVVCPYNAQVRAIQEKVGKPCRKYDYFSVKVKSVDGFQGAEEDIIIISTVRSNGAGTVGFLSNLQRTNVALTRAKHCLWIVGNGTTLFNSNSVWQKIVKDTRDRGCFFNATDEKELLNAIFKPAVEYPHADNLAKHEQHGQNISDLSATDTIQQLACQFTPGSDLPPKFSITLNVGYTTRKFSSSSTLLNSSPLQLTATAVPNAEPASHGSSATGAVELPVTEDGRLVDGKISFQNTVRSTLIRIDHDPRLAFDFLAVATTREQAAPLTREQFKKHDRMVESPAPVTAEGSECCIRLNEQEQVAPPTKLQSKKRGRNVKDPAAATTGALKCSIGLDEIATRQQAAPPTPEQSKKRGRKSEPLPQVITEGLRRSSRLSEKGKHHQVAPSQEQAKKHGRKGATLSPVTTEALRRSSRLNEKGTHQQIALSIPEQAKKCGRKAKRLPRVTIEGLKRSKRMSRNNSEELADVDCNP
- the LOC103646033 gene encoding uncharacterized protein isoform X3 encodes the protein MNGNGYDKRSWKKKRRRQTEGFEAVAMYWARAKKDGKFGLSYLDNQVFSWSVSDIFDRDLLRKKVKRIPDTFTSFESYLDSFTWPLIEEVHADVFSSLDGYSEANFIEVTQVGNLDASKPILGFRVAEPVKDEKSRETYVPVENDIIVLSSHKPRHVSDLTQNKSSFVLGSVIKTGEEDGFPPDWCVVHLSSAILVEADCHTKIPKRPLFLVFLINMKTYNRIWRCLHLGQNCSNLFELQNKKSSGPVTKAWEFKPKPAEAESSQCSQPSQCFDGRLIEWLGLEKFGLNDSQLNAVSDCVSLMDSNSSSIKLLWGPPGTGKTKTISSILWAMLIKGRRTLACAPTNTAVLEIAARIVSLTVKSSDGTVFLNDIVLFGNKKKMKIDNDYYLSKVYLNFRAERLLPCFKSNTGWRHCLCVLIDLLVNSVTKYQLNNEDKTFKQHLKDDYNKLSRNLHSYITILYNDHPRNLETGQSFQCMLEVRELLKILHTLINAGNGGDIWSDELLRSTIEEEVNPELWPSQLACIRTNSCNKSKFVAARSLCLQELIYLCKNMELPNCYSAQDVRLYLLSRTRLIICTVCSSFKLYNIPMRNSSPSLHQLLNKPKILIPLELLIIDEAAQLKECETLIPLQLPGIRHAVLIGDEYQLPSLVKSKISDSANFGRSVFERLSSLGYSKHLLNIQYRMHPDISRFPVGTFYDGKLSDGPNVSHKDYNKMFLAGKLFRPYSFINIDGSHETNEMHGRSLKNSLEVDAVVMIVQSLLKETLSTRSKLSIGVVCPYNAQVRAIQEKVGKPCRKYDYFSVKVKSVDGFQGAEEDIIIISTVRSNGAGTVGFLSNLQRTNVALTRAKHCLWIVGNGTTLFNSNSVWQKIVKDTRDRGCFFNATDEKELLNAIFKPAVEYPHADNLAKHEQHGQNISDLSATDTIQQLACQFTPGSDLPPKFSITLNVGYTTRKFSSSSTLLNSSPLQLTATAVPNAEPASHGSSATGAVELPVTEDGRLVDGKISFQNTVRSTLIRIDHDPRLAFDFLAVATTREQAAPLTREQFKKHDRMVESPAPVTAEGSECCIRLNEQEQVAPPTKLQSKKRGRNVKDPAAATTGALKCSIGLDEIATRQQAAPPTPEQSKKRGRKSEPLPQVITEGLRRSSRLSEKGKHHQVAPSQEQAKKHGRKGATLSPVTTEALRRSSRLNEKGTHQQIALSIPEQAKKCGRKAKRLPRVTIEGLKRSKRMSRNNSEELADVDCNP
- the LOC103646033 gene encoding uncharacterized protein isoform X6, giving the protein MKTYNRIWRCLHLGQNCSNLFELQNKKSSGPVTKAWEFKPKVCWSYAHKPAEAESSQCSQPSQCFDGRLIEWLGLEKFGLNDSQLNAVSDCVSLMDSNSSSIKLLWGPPGTGKTKTISSILWAMLIKGRRTLACAPTNTAVLEIAARIVSLTVKSSDGTVFLNDIVLFGNKKKMKIDNDYYLSKVYLNFRAERLLPCFKSNTGWRHCLCVLIDLLVNSVTKYQLNNEDKTFKQHLKDDYNKLSRNLHSYITILYNDHPRNLETGQSFQCMLEVRELLKILHTLINAGNGGDIWSDELLRSTIEEEVNPELWPSQLACIRTNSCNKSKFVAARSLCLQELIYLCKNMELPNCYSAQDVRLYLLSRTRLIICTVCSSFKLYNIPMRNSSPSLHQLLNKPKILIPLELLIIDEAAQLKECETLIPLQLPGIRHAVLIGDEYQLPSLVKSKISDSANFGRSVFERLSSLGYSKHLLNIQYRMHPDISRFPVGTFYDGKLSDGPNVSHKDYNKMFLAGKLFRPYSFINIDGSHETNEMHGRSLKNSLEVDAVVMIVQSLLKETLSTRSKLSIGVVCPYNAQVRAIQEKVGKPCRKYDYFSVKVKSVDGFQGAEEDIIIISTVRSNGAGTVGFLSNLQRTNVALTRAKHCLWIVGNGTTLFNSNSVWQKIVKDTRDRGCFFNATDEKELLNAIFKPAVEYPHADNLAKHEQHGQNISDLSATDTIQQLACQFTPGSDLPPKFSITLNVGYTTRKFSSSSTLLNSSPLQLTATAVPNAEPASHGSSATGAVELPVTEDGRLVDGKISFQNTVRSTLIRIDHDPRLAFDFLAVATTREQAAPLTREQFKKHDRMVESPAPVTAEGSECCIRLNEQEQVAPPTKLQSKKRGRNVKDPAAATTGALKCSIGLDEIATRQQAAPPTPEQSKKRGRKSEPLPQVITEGLRRSSRLSEKGKHHQVAPSQEQAKKHGRKGATLSPVTTEALRRSSRLNEKGTHQQIALSIPEQAKKCGRKAKRLPRVTIEGLKRSKRMSRNNSEELADVDCNP
- the LOC103646033 gene encoding uncharacterized protein isoform X7 codes for the protein MKTYNRIWRCLHLGQNCSNLFELQNKKSSGPVTKAWEFKPKPAEAESSQCSQPSQCFDGRLIEWLGLEKFGLNDSQLNAVSDCVSLMDSNSSSIKLLWGPPGTGKTKTISSILWAMLIKGRRTLACAPTNTAVLEIAARIVSLTVKSSDGTVFLNDIVLFGNKKKMKIDNDYYLSKVYLNFRAERLLPCFKSNTGWRHCLCVLIDLLVNSVTKYQLNNEDKTFKQHLKDDYNKLSRNLHSYITILYNDHPRNLETGQSFQCMLEVRELLKILHTLINAGNGGDIWSDELLRSTIEEEVNPELWPSQLACIRTNSCNKSKFVAARSLCLQELIYLCKNMELPNCYSAQDVRLYLLSRTRLIICTVCSSFKLYNIPMRNSSPSLHQLLNKPKILIPLELLIIDEAAQLKECETLIPLQLPGIRHAVLIGDEYQLPSLVKSKISDSANFGRSVFERLSSLGYSKHLLNIQYRMHPDISRFPVGTFYDGKLSDGPNVSHKDYNKMFLAGKLFRPYSFINIDGSHETNEMHGRSLKNSLEVDAVVMIVQSLLKETLSTRSKLSIGVVCPYNAQVRAIQEKVGKPCRKYDYFSVKVKSVDGFQGAEEDIIIISTVRSNGAGTVGFLSNLQRTNVALTRAKHCLWIVGNGTTLFNSNSVWQKIVKDTRDRGCFFNATDEKELLNAIFKPAVEYPHADNLAKHEQHGQNISDLSATDTIQQLACQFTPGSDLPPKFSITLNVGYTTRKFSSSSTLLNSSPLQLTATAVPNAEPASHGSSATGAVELPVTEDGRLVDGKISFQNTVRSTLIRIDHDPRLAFDFLAVATTREQAAPLTREQFKKHDRMVESPAPVTAEGSECCIRLNEQEQVAPPTKLQSKKRGRNVKDPAAATTGALKCSIGLDEIATRQQAAPPTPEQSKKRGRKSEPLPQVITEGLRRSSRLSEKGKHHQVAPSQEQAKKHGRKGATLSPVTTEALRRSSRLNEKGTHQQIALSIPEQAKKCGRKAKRLPRVTIEGLKRSKRMSRNNSEELADVDCNP